One window of Stenotrophomonas indicatrix genomic DNA carries:
- the rnfB gene encoding Rnf electron transport complex subunit RnfB codes for MSLIPPLTERLDRLLPQTQCGQCGYDGCRPYAQAMARGEVGVDRCPPGGDAGARALAQVLGVPALPFDRSRGEHKAPQVALIVEADCIGCTKCIQACPVDAIVGGAKYMHTVIADLCTGCELCIPPCPVDCIDLVKL; via the coding sequence ATGAGCCTGATTCCGCCCCTGACCGAACGCCTGGACCGCTTGCTGCCGCAGACCCAATGCGGGCAATGCGGTTACGACGGCTGTCGCCCGTATGCGCAGGCGATGGCACGTGGCGAGGTAGGCGTGGATCGGTGTCCGCCGGGTGGCGATGCCGGTGCGCGGGCATTGGCGCAGGTGCTGGGTGTGCCGGCATTGCCGTTCGATCGCAGTCGTGGCGAGCACAAGGCGCCGCAGGTGGCGTTGATCGTGGAGGCTGACTGCATCGGCTGCACCAAGTGCATACAGGCGTGCCCGGTGGATGCGATCGTCGGCGGGGCGAAGTACATGCACACGGTGATTGCGGATCTGTGCACGGGGTGCGAGTTGTGTATTCCGCCGTGTCCGGTGGATTGCATCGATCTGGTGAAACTGTAA
- a CDS encoding RidA family protein has product MMERYDVGPRMSEMTVYNKVAYLSGQIPEDTSQDITGQTRQVLAEIDKLLALVASDRQHVLRAEIFLADMADFEGMNKAWDEWVVEGATPARATVEAKLAHAEWKVEIIVTAAVP; this is encoded by the coding sequence ATGATGGAGCGTTACGACGTCGGACCGCGCATGTCCGAGATGACCGTGTACAACAAGGTCGCCTACCTTTCCGGCCAGATTCCGGAAGACACCAGCCAGGACATCACCGGGCAGACCCGGCAGGTACTGGCCGAGATCGACAAGCTGCTGGCGCTGGTGGCCAGTGACCGCCAGCACGTGCTGCGTGCGGAGATATTCCTGGCCGACATGGCCGATTTCGAGGGCATGAACAAGGCGTGGGACGAGTGGGTGGTGGAGGGCGCGACCCCGGCCCGCGCCACCGTCGAAGCCAAGCTTGCGCACGCCGAATGGAAGGTCGAGATCATCGTGACGGCGGCAGTGCCGTAA